The Ruania alba genome window below encodes:
- a CDS encoding ATP-binding protein, translating to MTDSPGREFYGRSDVIARLRAQLDSVQRTGAGRIVGVRGRRQVGKSTAVERFVQSAGVPYVFAVGTLGASSRAQVDDATRALAESTRPLPGTGALAGARVPGWREWLGAIEQAAESGPVIAVVDEFPWAADADPSLEGTLQNVWDRRLERLPVLLVLIGSDVTMMERLGEYGRPLFGRIRPFRIEPLNPAEVGHALTAATPTDVFDAYLITGGYPRLVADLGDSGQDPAAYVREAMRDLYSPLVSTARFTLDAEFPDGQAAERVLAAIGSDETTTPRFNDLIPAGVDATERTRLQTATTRALRTLIDEKRLVERDVPAWASDKGRLRRYRVADPYLRFWFRYIGRDVERIARGRGDLVAQRFDRDWSSWRGRSIEPVVREAILRLAIDDDRLDGVEAVHAWWARDGRAEVDVVATTAERTAVVGTIKWRPDGTVTRREIDQLRAATAFVPRSAHAVLAAVSPEVGPTVGADLVFGAADLLSAWRA from the coding sequence ATGACTGATAGCCCGGGTAGGGAGTTCTACGGTCGCTCTGACGTCATCGCGCGGTTGAGGGCGCAGCTGGATTCCGTTCAGCGCACTGGTGCCGGTCGCATCGTCGGCGTGCGCGGCCGGCGCCAGGTGGGCAAGTCCACGGCGGTCGAACGGTTTGTCCAGAGCGCCGGGGTTCCCTACGTCTTCGCGGTCGGCACGTTGGGTGCGTCGAGCCGGGCCCAGGTCGACGACGCGACCCGGGCGCTGGCGGAGTCCACACGCCCTCTCCCCGGTACTGGCGCCCTGGCCGGAGCACGTGTGCCTGGGTGGCGCGAGTGGCTGGGTGCCATCGAGCAGGCCGCCGAATCCGGTCCGGTGATCGCTGTTGTCGACGAGTTCCCATGGGCCGCCGATGCGGATCCCTCGCTCGAGGGAACACTGCAGAACGTGTGGGATCGCCGTCTGGAGCGCCTCCCTGTCCTGCTGGTCCTGATCGGTTCTGACGTGACGATGATGGAACGCCTCGGAGAGTATGGACGTCCGCTCTTCGGCAGGATCCGCCCTTTCCGCATCGAACCGCTGAATCCGGCAGAGGTTGGGCACGCCCTCACCGCAGCCACTCCGACCGATGTCTTCGATGCCTATCTGATCACCGGCGGATACCCGCGGCTCGTGGCCGACCTCGGAGACAGTGGGCAGGACCCGGCCGCCTATGTCCGGGAGGCGATGCGCGACCTCTACAGCCCCCTCGTCTCGACGGCGCGGTTCACCCTGGATGCCGAGTTTCCGGACGGGCAGGCCGCGGAGCGGGTACTCGCGGCGATCGGCTCCGACGAGACGACGACGCCCCGGTTCAATGACTTGATTCCCGCGGGTGTAGACGCCACCGAGCGCACTCGTCTGCAGACCGCGACGACGCGTGCGCTCCGGACGCTCATCGATGAGAAGCGCCTCGTCGAGCGGGACGTGCCGGCGTGGGCATCGGACAAGGGTCGGCTTCGGCGATACCGGGTCGCCGACCCCTACTTGCGCTTCTGGTTTCGCTACATCGGCCGTGATGTCGAGCGAATCGCCCGTGGTCGCGGCGATCTGGTCGCTCAACGGTTCGACCGCGACTGGTCGTCGTGGCGCGGCCGCAGCATCGAGCCCGTCGTGCGTGAGGCGATCCTGCGCCTGGCGATCGACGATGACCGCCTCGACGGGGTCGAGGCGGTCCACGCCTGGTGGGCGCGCGACGGCCGGGCAGAGGTCGATGTCGTCGCAACGACAGCTGAGCGGACCGCCGTCGTGGGCACCATCAAATGGCGCCCTGATGGGACGGTCACCAGGCGCGAGATCGATCAGCTGCGTGCTGCGACCGCGTTCGTTCCCCGAAGCGCCCATGCGGTGCTCGCGGCAGTCAGTCCGGAAGTGGGCCCCACGGTGGGGGCTGACCTCGTCTTCGGGGCTGCGGACCTGCTCTCTGCATGGCGTGCCTGA
- a CDS encoding TetR/AcrR family transcriptional regulator, which yields MADAQTRRPGRPRAGGEDKRERILAEAIALFARKGYAATSVADIAAAAQISKAGLLHHFGSKEGLYSAVLEHRDAVDVLALESGSVWDLLEGFADLMDRNSRTPSMVGLYMAMAVDGTAADHPAHRWLVQHFENAVLTLERAFEQGKTVGIVHPDAPSLALARSVVAIADGIQLQWLCEDVPGGKPVRMGDQMRQLADLIQARWAT from the coding sequence GTGGCCGACGCACAGACACGACGCCCCGGGCGCCCCCGGGCAGGGGGTGAGGACAAGCGCGAACGCATCCTCGCCGAGGCGATCGCACTGTTCGCGCGCAAGGGCTATGCGGCCACGTCCGTGGCCGATATCGCAGCCGCGGCCCAGATCTCCAAGGCGGGCCTGCTGCACCATTTCGGCTCCAAGGAGGGGCTGTACTCGGCCGTGCTGGAGCACCGGGACGCCGTCGACGTGCTGGCGCTGGAGTCCGGCAGCGTGTGGGACCTGCTCGAGGGTTTTGCGGACCTGATGGACCGGAACAGCCGGACCCCGTCGATGGTGGGGTTGTACATGGCGATGGCGGTGGACGGCACCGCCGCCGACCACCCCGCGCACCGGTGGCTAGTGCAGCACTTCGAGAACGCAGTGCTGACCCTGGAGCGCGCGTTCGAGCAGGGGAAGACCGTCGGCATCGTCCACCCGGACGCGCCCTCGCTCGCGCTGGCTCGCTCCGTGGTGGCGATCGCCGACGGCATCCAGCTGCAGTGGCTCTGCGAGGACGTGCCTGGCGGGAAGCCGGTGCGGATGGGCGATCAGATGCGGCAGCTGGCGGACCTGATCCAGGCGCGGTGGGCCACCTGA
- a CDS encoding GntR family transcriptional regulator: MIRNADAASGDLEELAARHQTAYRSVGAMVYGLLQEAILNGTLRPGQKLRQETLAEQIGVSRLPVRSALIQLESDGLVEFHDRRGATVRAISPEQAKEVYRIRALLEVDALKQSMKRSTPERIEQLRELAKSADEQNEGADFVEARTKFYSELYDAAQNPITWEMIEQLRLKMGRYVLGWRLVGGSHTHSHEDLVDAFASGDATKASAMLRKHLAEVLKGVLSWLDAEATGTD; this comes from the coding sequence ATGATCCGAAATGCAGACGCGGCGTCGGGCGACCTCGAGGAGCTCGCCGCCCGTCATCAGACCGCCTACCGTTCCGTGGGCGCCATGGTGTACGGGCTCCTGCAGGAAGCGATCCTGAACGGCACGCTCCGGCCCGGGCAGAAGCTCCGCCAGGAGACCCTTGCCGAGCAGATCGGCGTCTCCCGGCTGCCGGTGCGCTCGGCATTGATCCAGCTCGAGTCGGATGGCCTGGTGGAGTTCCACGACCGCCGCGGCGCCACGGTACGCGCGATCTCGCCGGAGCAGGCGAAGGAGGTGTACCGCATTCGCGCGTTGCTCGAGGTGGACGCGCTGAAGCAATCGATGAAGCGGTCCACGCCCGAACGGATCGAACAGCTGCGCGAGTTGGCCAAGTCCGCCGACGAGCAAAATGAGGGCGCCGATTTCGTGGAGGCGCGGACCAAGTTCTACTCCGAGCTCTACGACGCCGCGCAGAACCCGATCACCTGGGAGATGATCGAGCAGCTCCGTCTGAAGATGGGCCGCTACGTACTGGGATGGCGGCTGGTAGGCGGTTCGCACACGCACTCCCACGAGGATCTCGTTGACGCATTCGCCTCCGGCGATGCCACCAAGGCGAGCGCCATGCTGCGCAAGCACCTGGCCGAGGTGCTCAAGGGTGTTCTGAGCTGGCTCGACGCCGAGGCCACCGGCACAGACTGA
- a CDS encoding MDR family MFS transporter, with protein sequence MSAARTPAAVGIGLRSERGPILGALMLASALVALDATILATASTTIAGELGAFDQVPWLFSSYTLAQAVTVPVYGRLADVLGRKRVMLAGIGLFLLGSVLCAIAWTMPALIAFRVIQGIGAGAIMPMSMTIASDIYTLAERAKTQGYLASVWAISSVAGPTFGGVFAQFVSWRWIFWINVPFAVAAAALLWRHFREPERSGPREPIDVRGAVLLTLGSALLVGVLLEGGTWGWGSPLTVGLFGIALALLTAFGLYARRAVHPIFDVRVLRRRIIGASTLASLMVGVLVLGLSTYVPIYAQGVLGYGPLLSGFALAALTLGWPIAATLSGRVYLRFGFRLTGLLGSTIALTGAALTLLLGEGSELWHVAACCFVIGIGMGLTASPTLIAAQTSADWAQRGAVTGTNMFARSLGSAAGVAVFGGVVNARTVLGVDGLPEGPGLAAAMHLVFIGALAVTVVLLVAVALMPKDRPARLPGITRRCGGRSSAS encoded by the coding sequence ATGAGCGCTGCCCGCACCCCGGCCGCTGTCGGCATCGGTCTGCGGTCCGAGCGCGGGCCGATCCTGGGTGCACTGATGCTGGCGTCGGCCTTGGTGGCCTTGGACGCCACGATCCTGGCGACCGCCTCCACCACGATCGCCGGTGAGCTCGGGGCCTTCGACCAGGTGCCCTGGCTGTTCTCCAGCTACACCCTGGCCCAGGCGGTCACGGTGCCCGTCTACGGGCGGCTCGCCGACGTGCTGGGGCGCAAGCGCGTGATGCTGGCGGGGATCGGGCTGTTCCTGCTCGGGTCGGTGCTGTGCGCGATCGCCTGGACGATGCCGGCCCTGATCGCCTTCCGGGTGATCCAGGGCATCGGTGCCGGCGCGATCATGCCGATGTCGATGACCATCGCCAGCGACATCTACACCCTGGCCGAGCGTGCCAAGACCCAGGGGTACCTCGCCAGCGTGTGGGCGATCTCCTCGGTGGCCGGCCCCACCTTCGGAGGCGTCTTCGCGCAGTTCGTGAGCTGGCGATGGATCTTCTGGATCAACGTGCCCTTCGCGGTGGCCGCTGCGGCGTTGCTCTGGCGCCACTTCCGCGAGCCGGAACGCTCCGGCCCGCGGGAACCGATCGACGTGCGCGGTGCGGTGCTGCTCACCCTGGGGAGTGCGCTGCTCGTGGGCGTGCTGCTGGAGGGTGGCACCTGGGGGTGGGGCTCGCCGCTCACCGTTGGTCTGTTCGGCATTGCGCTGGCGCTCCTGACGGCGTTCGGACTGTACGCGCGGCGAGCGGTGCACCCGATCTTCGACGTGCGTGTGCTGCGCCGGCGGATCATCGGCGCCTCCACGCTTGCCTCGCTGATGGTCGGCGTGCTCGTGCTGGGGCTGTCGACATACGTGCCGATCTACGCCCAAGGGGTGCTCGGGTACGGGCCGTTGCTCTCCGGGTTCGCCCTCGCCGCGCTCACCCTCGGCTGGCCGATCGCCGCCACGCTCTCCGGGCGCGTCTACCTACGGTTCGGGTTCCGGCTTACCGGGCTGCTCGGGTCGACCATTGCGCTCACCGGTGCGGCGCTCACGTTGCTGCTGGGGGAGGGCAGCGAGCTCTGGCACGTGGCGGCGTGCTGCTTCGTGATCGGGATCGGGATGGGCCTGACGGCGTCCCCCACCCTGATCGCTGCGCAGACCAGTGCCGACTGGGCACAGCGTGGCGCCGTCACCGGCACGAACATGTTCGCCCGCTCGCTCGGATCGGCGGCCGGAGTGGCCGTCTTCGGCGGGGTGGTGAACGCACGGACCGTACTCGGCGTGGACGGCTTGCCCGAGGGGCCCGGCCTGGCCGCGGCGATGCACCTGGTCTTCATCGGTGCGCTCGCGGTGACCGTGGTGCTGCTGGTCGCCGTGGCGCTGATGCCGAAGGACCGGCCGGCTCGTCTCCCAGGAATCACACGCCGATGTGGCGGTCGCTCGTCCGCGAGCTGA
- a CDS encoding ABC transporter permease: MTIAPGPGLAIAIVLLVGVAIAASAIGHLRQERAIGVAALRAVVQLAAVSLVIAAALSSLLWSAVVVVVMFLVAALTSAHRVGALRRWPWVALAMAAGLTPTLTVIFVSGAVPFTGAALVPVVGIIIGGAMMAHTLVGMRAFGTLRERHGAYEAALSLGMSRAEAISEVVADVLPEALVPGQDQTRTVGLVTLPGAYIGVLLGGGSALQAGAAQVLVLLGLVAAQTVTVVVAHLLIRSGRLLPADLRERLRP, encoded by the coding sequence GTGACCATCGCGCCGGGACCTGGGCTCGCGATCGCGATCGTCCTGCTGGTCGGGGTGGCGATCGCAGCGTCGGCGATCGGCCACCTGCGGCAGGAGCGGGCGATCGGGGTCGCCGCCCTGCGCGCGGTGGTGCAGTTGGCCGCCGTCTCCCTGGTGATCGCCGCCGCCCTGAGCTCCCTGCTCTGGTCGGCCGTGGTGGTGGTCGTGATGTTCCTGGTGGCGGCCCTCACCTCCGCCCACCGGGTGGGGGCGTTGCGGCGCTGGCCCTGGGTGGCGCTCGCGATGGCTGCCGGCCTGACCCCGACCCTGACCGTCATCTTCGTCTCCGGTGCGGTCCCGTTCACCGGTGCGGCCCTGGTGCCGGTGGTCGGCATCATCATCGGCGGCGCCATGATGGCGCATACGCTCGTCGGGATGCGCGCCTTCGGGACCCTGCGGGAACGGCACGGCGCCTACGAAGCGGCCCTCAGCCTGGGCATGAGTCGTGCGGAGGCCATCAGCGAGGTGGTGGCCGACGTCCTTCCCGAGGCACTGGTCCCCGGCCAGGACCAGACCCGCACGGTCGGCCTGGTCACCCTGCCGGGTGCCTACATCGGTGTGCTGCTCGGCGGCGGCAGCGCCCTGCAGGCCGGGGCCGCTCAGGTGCTGGTGCTGCTCGGCCTGGTCGCCGCGCAGACGGTGACGGTGGTGGTGGCACACCTGCTGATCCGGTCCGGCCGGTTGCTGCCGGCCGACCTGCGGGAGCGCCTGCGCCCGTGA
- the dgoD gene encoding galactonate dehydratase — protein sequence MSSSTTITKIETFRVPPRWLFLRVETSDGIVGWGEPVLEGRAATVEAAVHEMAPQVMGSDPSRIEDTWQRLTRSAFYRHGPVLNSAIAGYDQALWDIAGKRLGVPVHDLLGGAVRDRVRTYSWVGGDDPAGVREHIQARLDQGFTAVKMNASGALRHIDSPAAIADVVARARAARETLGDTGDFALDFHGRVSPAMAHRLLPLLEELMPMWVEEPVVPELSAEHLPRLVQRSSIPIATGERAFSRWDFMPLLEAGIAVAQPDISHAGGISETRRIAAMAETYGVGLAPHCPLGPIALASCLQVDLASPNTVIQESSLGIHYNEGWDLLDYLVDTSPFEVRDGHIDRLTGPGLGVEIDEAEVRKAAARGHDWATPTWNHADGSLAEW from the coding sequence GTGAGTTCATCGACGACCATCACCAAGATCGAGACGTTCCGAGTGCCGCCGCGGTGGCTGTTCCTGCGGGTGGAGACCTCTGACGGGATCGTCGGGTGGGGTGAGCCCGTGCTGGAGGGTCGTGCCGCCACCGTCGAGGCCGCCGTGCACGAGATGGCGCCGCAGGTGATGGGCAGCGACCCGAGCCGGATCGAGGACACCTGGCAGCGGCTCACCCGGTCGGCGTTCTACCGGCACGGGCCCGTGCTGAACAGTGCGATCGCCGGGTATGACCAGGCCCTGTGGGACATCGCCGGCAAGCGGCTCGGCGTGCCCGTGCACGACCTGCTCGGCGGCGCGGTGCGGGACCGAGTGCGCACCTACTCCTGGGTGGGCGGGGACGACCCGGCCGGCGTGCGCGAGCACATCCAGGCCCGCCTGGACCAGGGGTTCACGGCGGTGAAGATGAATGCCTCGGGAGCCTTGCGGCACATCGACTCACCCGCCGCCATCGCCGATGTAGTAGCCCGTGCCCGCGCTGCCCGCGAGACGCTCGGCGACACTGGTGACTTCGCCCTGGACTTCCACGGCCGCGTCTCCCCGGCGATGGCGCACCGGCTGCTGCCGCTCTTGGAAGAGCTGATGCCGATGTGGGTGGAGGAGCCGGTGGTTCCTGAGCTGTCGGCCGAGCACCTGCCCCGACTGGTGCAGCGGAGCTCCATCCCGATCGCCACCGGGGAGCGGGCGTTCTCCCGGTGGGACTTCATGCCGTTGCTCGAGGCCGGGATCGCGGTGGCGCAGCCGGACATCTCCCACGCCGGCGGGATCTCCGAGACCCGCCGAATCGCTGCCATGGCGGAGACCTACGGCGTGGGCCTGGCACCGCACTGCCCGCTCGGCCCGATCGCGCTCGCCTCCTGCCTGCAGGTGGACCTGGCCTCACCGAACACGGTGATCCAGGAGTCCAGCCTCGGCATCCACTACAACGAGGGCTGGGACCTGCTCGACTACTTGGTCGACACCAGCCCGTTCGAGGTGCGCGACGGGCACATCGATCGCCTCACCGGCCCGGGCCTGGGTGTCGAGATCGACGAGGCCGAGGTGCGCAAGGCGGCCGCCCGCGGGCACGACTGGGCTACGCCCACCTGGAACCACGCCGACGGCAGCCTCGCGGAGTGGTGA
- a CDS encoding glycoside hydrolase family 3 N-terminal domain-containing protein, whose translation MSTPTQASPTLAEADIPRLLGELTLEEKASLCSGQDFWHTQAIERLGIPAVMVTDGPHGLRKQAGATDHVGLNDSVPATCFPSAAGLGSTWDRDLLHHVGAALGAETRANDVAVLLGPGVNMKRSPLCGRNFEYVSEDPYLAGELATELVQGIQSRGVGTSLKHFAANNQETDRMRISAEIDERTLREIYLPAFEKVVTRAQPWTVMCAYNKVNGTYASQDPWLLTEVLRDEWGFEGLVVSDWGAVDDRAAGVAAGLDLEMPSSHGINDAAIVTAVREGRLAEADLDTAVTRVLTMVARAQPALAEPGTADLTAHHALAREVATRSAVLLKNPDGVLPLAADGLAGSAVLIGELARTPRYQGAGSSQVNPTRLETILGAFAERGLDLPFAAGYRLAEAEKPGGAAESETRDDAALRAEAVFAATGKTAVLVLGLPAADESEGYDREHLDIPASHLDLLREISAVAQRTVVLLANGSAVAVSEWEHRVDALLELWLGGQAGGSAAADLLLGDAAPSGRLAESIPVRLADVPAQLNFPGENGTVRYGEGIFIGYRGLDAPGREVSYPFGHGLTYTTFDYADLTVDVAEVTDQTGAGDVVVRAGVTVRNTGDRAGVAVPQLYLGRPGSAVARPPRELKGFARVYLAPGQEQRIELTVTRRELSHWDVHAHGWAVEPGPLRVAVGASSRDLPLEQVTELVAPALRRPLSEDATISEWLEHPQAGPELLAAMGDFGAMFGPDSPDQAMAAFLGSMPVKKVPVMRMSEELTQERLAELVQHYGG comes from the coding sequence ATGAGCACCCCGACCCAGGCCTCGCCCACCCTCGCCGAGGCGGACATCCCCCGTCTGCTCGGCGAGCTCACCCTGGAGGAGAAGGCCTCGCTGTGCTCCGGGCAGGACTTCTGGCATACCCAGGCGATCGAGCGTCTCGGCATCCCCGCCGTGATGGTCACCGACGGTCCGCACGGGCTGCGCAAGCAGGCTGGGGCCACCGACCACGTCGGCCTGAACGATTCGGTGCCTGCGACCTGCTTCCCCTCCGCCGCCGGCCTCGGCTCCACCTGGGACCGCGACCTGCTGCACCACGTGGGCGCGGCGCTCGGCGCCGAGACGCGCGCGAACGACGTCGCCGTGCTGCTCGGCCCCGGTGTGAACATGAAGCGCAGCCCCTTGTGCGGGCGCAACTTCGAGTACGTCTCCGAAGACCCGTACCTCGCTGGTGAGCTTGCCACCGAGCTGGTCCAGGGCATCCAGTCCCGCGGCGTGGGCACCTCGCTGAAGCACTTCGCCGCGAACAACCAGGAGACCGACCGGATGCGGATCTCCGCGGAGATCGACGAGCGCACCCTCCGGGAGATCTACCTGCCGGCCTTCGAGAAGGTCGTCACCCGCGCCCAGCCGTGGACCGTGATGTGTGCCTACAACAAGGTCAACGGAACCTACGCCTCGCAGGACCCGTGGCTGCTCACCGAGGTGCTCCGCGACGAGTGGGGCTTCGAGGGCCTCGTGGTCTCCGACTGGGGCGCCGTGGACGACCGCGCCGCCGGGGTCGCCGCCGGTCTCGACCTGGAGATGCCCTCCTCCCACGGCATCAACGACGCCGCGATCGTGACCGCCGTCCGGGAGGGGCGCCTCGCCGAGGCCGACCTCGACACCGCCGTCACCCGCGTGCTCACCATGGTCGCCAGGGCCCAGCCGGCCCTCGCCGAGCCGGGCACGGCCGACCTGACGGCGCACCACGCCCTGGCCCGTGAGGTCGCCACCCGCTCGGCCGTGCTGCTCAAGAACCCCGACGGCGTCCTGCCGTTGGCCGCAGACGGTCTGGCAGGGTCTGCGGTACTGATCGGGGAGCTCGCCCGCACCCCCCGCTACCAGGGCGCCGGATCCTCGCAGGTGAACCCGACCCGGCTGGAGACCATCCTCGGAGCCTTCGCCGAGCGTGGCCTGGACCTGCCGTTCGCGGCCGGGTACCGGCTGGCCGAGGCCGAGAAGCCCGGGGGCGCGGCCGAGAGTGAGACCCGCGACGATGCCGCCCTGCGAGCCGAGGCCGTCTTCGCCGCCACCGGCAAGACGGCCGTCCTGGTGCTCGGGTTACCTGCGGCCGACGAGTCCGAGGGATACGACCGCGAGCACTTGGACATCCCGGCCAGCCACCTGGACCTGCTGCGTGAGATCTCCGCGGTCGCTCAGCGCACCGTGGTGCTGCTCGCGAATGGATCCGCGGTGGCCGTCTCCGAGTGGGAGCACCGCGTGGACGCTCTGCTCGAGCTGTGGCTGGGCGGACAGGCCGGCGGCAGCGCCGCGGCGGACCTGCTGCTCGGGGATGCTGCTCCGTCCGGCCGGCTCGCCGAGTCCATCCCGGTACGCCTGGCCGATGTGCCCGCGCAGCTGAACTTCCCCGGCGAGAACGGCACGGTCCGCTACGGCGAGGGCATCTTCATCGGCTACCGCGGCCTGGACGCCCCCGGGCGGGAGGTCTCCTACCCGTTCGGGCACGGCCTGACCTACACCACCTTCGACTACGCCGACCTGACTGTGGACGTAGCTGAGGTGACCGACCAGACCGGGGCGGGGGACGTCGTCGTGCGCGCGGGCGTGACCGTACGCAATACGGGCGACCGTGCGGGCGTGGCGGTGCCGCAGCTGTACCTCGGCCGGCCCGGATCGGCCGTGGCGCGCCCGCCGCGCGAGCTCAAGGGTTTCGCCCGTGTGTACCTCGCGCCGGGTCAGGAGCAGCGGATCGAGCTCACCGTCACCCGGCGCGAGCTGAGCCACTGGGACGTGCACGCCCACGGGTGGGCCGTGGAGCCCGGGCCGCTGCGCGTGGCCGTCGGGGCCTCCTCGCGCGACCTCCCGCTGGAGCAGGTCACCGAACTGGTGGCACCGGCGCTGCGCCGGCCACTCAGCGAGGACGCCACCATCAGTGAATGGCTGGAGCACCCGCAGGCCGGTCCCGAACTGCTCGCCGCGATGGGTGACTTCGGCGCCATGTTCGGCCCGGACAGCCCGGACCAGGCGATGGCGGCCTTCCTCGGGTCGATGCCGGTCAAGAAGGTGCCGGTGATGCGGATGTCAGAGGAGCTCACCCAGGAGCGCCTGGCCGAGCTGGTGCAGCACTACGGTGGTTGA
- a CDS encoding TerC family protein gives MESLASPDVWIALATLLALELVLGVDNVVFISILANRLPAEQRQKARIVGLALALVLRIILLLFASWIVGLTDPFFTIGGIEALAFSGRDLILIAGGAFLIYKAVTEIHHKLEGADGESEGKVSQAAVTFGRVILQIVLIDAVFSLDSVITAVGMVDQLWVMVTAVVVAIVVMMFMAKTIGDFVDRHPTVKMLCLAFLVLIGATLLAEGFDVHVSKGMIYGPIAFAIGVEVLNLIYRNRSAKKAGKVTKPVHLKAKYPEQKAGVSGSQG, from the coding sequence GTGGAATCTCTCGCCAGCCCTGACGTCTGGATCGCCCTCGCCACTCTGCTCGCTCTCGAGCTGGTGCTCGGCGTGGACAACGTCGTATTCATCTCCATCCTCGCCAACCGGCTCCCGGCCGAGCAGCGCCAGAAGGCCCGCATCGTGGGGCTCGCACTTGCCCTCGTGCTGCGCATCATCCTGCTGTTGTTCGCCTCCTGGATCGTGGGACTGACCGACCCGTTCTTCACGATCGGCGGGATCGAGGCGCTCGCGTTCTCCGGTCGAGACCTGATCCTGATCGCCGGTGGTGCCTTCCTCATCTACAAGGCCGTCACCGAGATCCACCACAAGCTGGAGGGCGCCGACGGCGAATCGGAGGGGAAGGTCTCCCAAGCTGCCGTCACGTTCGGCCGCGTGATCCTGCAGATCGTGCTCATCGACGCCGTGTTCTCCCTCGACTCGGTGATCACCGCCGTCGGGATGGTCGACCAGCTCTGGGTGATGGTGACCGCCGTGGTGGTGGCCATCGTCGTGATGATGTTCATGGCCAAGACCATCGGCGACTTCGTCGATCGGCACCCGACCGTGAAGATGCTCTGCCTGGCCTTCCTCGTGCTCATCGGCGCCACCCTGCTGGCCGAGGGCTTCGACGTGCACGTCAGCAAGGGCATGATCTACGGCCCGATCGCCTTCGCCATCGGCGTGGAGGTGCTCAACCTCATCTACCGCAACCGGTCCGCGAAGAAGGCCGGCAAGGTGACGAAGCCGGTCCACCTCAAGGCCAAGTACCCCGAGCAGAAGGCAGGGGTGTCCGGCTCTCAGGGTTGA
- a CDS encoding alpha/beta fold hydrolase, with the protein MYPRTEPREHGLLTASDGQSVYWEESGSPDGVPAVFLHGGPGGGLGNRGYVTKFDPARYRIIGLDQRGCGRSVPLAHDPAHDLAANTTPRLIADLEELREHLGIRAWVLNGVSWGSTLAIAYAEAHPDRVLGIVLMAVTTTSRTEVDWITEGVGMVFPEEWERYAAFAEAHDPAYRRRESRLVEAYARLLRDPATREEASQAWARWEDVHISIGAGGFARDPRWEDESFRHAFTMLATHYWAHDGFADPPLLEQVDRIGHIPAVLIHGRRDISGPVITPWELHRRWPASRLVIDEGDGHGGTGMVAEWVRANDELATGVHSNDDSEGVH; encoded by the coding sequence GTGTACCCACGCACCGAGCCTCGCGAGCATGGACTGCTGACTGCCTCCGACGGCCAGTCGGTCTACTGGGAGGAGTCGGGCAGCCCCGACGGCGTCCCTGCCGTGTTCCTGCACGGCGGCCCGGGGGGTGGGTTGGGAAACCGTGGGTATGTCACGAAGTTCGACCCGGCCCGGTACCGCATCATCGGGCTCGACCAGCGCGGCTGCGGGCGGTCGGTTCCGCTCGCGCACGATCCCGCGCACGATCTGGCCGCCAACACCACCCCGCGTCTGATCGCGGATCTGGAGGAGCTGCGCGAGCATCTGGGAATCAGAGCCTGGGTGCTCAATGGCGTCTCCTGGGGCAGCACCCTGGCCATCGCCTATGCCGAGGCGCACCCGGACCGCGTGCTCGGGATCGTGCTGATGGCCGTCACGACGACGTCCCGCACCGAGGTGGACTGGATCACCGAAGGGGTGGGGATGGTGTTCCCCGAGGAGTGGGAGCGCTACGCAGCCTTCGCCGAGGCACACGACCCGGCCTACCGCCGTCGGGAATCGCGCCTGGTGGAGGCCTACGCACGGCTGCTGCGCGATCCGGCCACCCGGGAGGAGGCCTCGCAGGCGTGGGCACGCTGGGAGGACGTGCACATCTCGATCGGGGCCGGCGGGTTCGCACGGGACCCGCGCTGGGAGGACGAGAGCTTCCGGCACGCGTTCACGATGCTGGCCACGCACTACTGGGCACACGACGGTTTCGCCGACCCACCGCTGCTGGAGCAAGTCGATCGCATCGGGCACATCCCCGCCGTCCTCATCCACGGGCGGCGGGACATCAGCGGCCCGGTGATCACGCCCTGGGAGCTGCACCGGCGGTGGCCGGCGAGCCGGTTGGTAATCGACGAGGGTGACGGGCACGGCGGCACCGGGATGGTCGCCGAGTGGGTACGGGCGAACGACGAGCTCGCGACCGGAGTGCATTCGAACGACGACAGTGAGGGCGTTCACTGA